GAGCAAGATACCCCGAGTTTACATAACACAGTTTGCTACTGAAGGCTCTTTGGAAGTGGCAGACTCACTAAGGGGAGGGCCTCACAGCAGTCCTCAGAATTAGTAGGCACAGTGCCCCAAAGTCGAGGCCAGTTTGTGGCCTCTTGATTCTTGGTCTGGTGCAATTTCCCCTGCCCCATGTGGAGGGAAGTATATGAAATTGGCACTCAGCGTTTATGTTCAGATGTCCCTGACCCTTTCTCACTACTCGCCTTCAATTTTGCATTACAAAAACAATAGGTGTTTTTGCATTCTAGGTATAAGATTATAATAGTAAGTGTACTTTTTCAGACTGTATAGGCCACTCACAGTCCTACCCTCCTCTAGGGATTCATTATATCCCCTTGGAAGTTGAATCTTCAGTCTAAGATGTTGTAGGAAGGCCTGTTTGACCAGCCCAGGGCAGCCAGGTCCTCtatcatgtgtctgttttttacaATCATTAGTAAGAGAGGCACCTCcttaatcaataaataaatatcttttgagCATCTAACATGTAAAGCTCTGGGATATAGTTTCCGTCCACAAAGACCTAGCAGATTTTTCAAACTGTACTGGTGTTCCGTTACCAGAGAGTAAAATTAATATAGatcaaggttttttttcttttagtggacTAGGCTAAAATTCACTTGAGTGGAGCAGAATAGAAATaaacaggatagaaagaaaaggcatgtcgctatggagaacagtatggaggttcctttaaaaactaaagatagagctACTATGTGATCCTGAAATcctactgctgggcatatatccagaaaaaaacataattcgaaaagatacatgcaccccaatgttcactgcagcactatttacaatagccgagacatggaagcaacctaaatgtccatcgacagctgaatggataaatgaggTGTAGTGTctatacacaatggaacattactcagccataaaaaagaatgaaacaatgccatttgcagcaacgtgaatggacctagagattatcatactaagtgaagtaagtcagacaaagatatacatcatatgatatcgcttatatgtggaatctttaaaaaaatgatacaaatgaacttatatacgaaacagaaatagatccatgggcatggaaaacaaacttatgattaccaaagggtaaggtggggggagggataaattaggagtttgggattaacatatacacactactatatgtattaaatagataaccaacaaggacctactatatagcacagggaactatacccaatattttgtaataacttataagggaacataatctgaaaaagaatatatatatatatatctgaaccACTTTGTtgtactaacacaacattgtaaatcaactatacttcaatttaaaagaaaagacatgtATAATCATGCATCCGGTCCATACAGGTAAAGTGTTATTTTGTGAAACTTTGCTTCAAACGTGTATGTTCATGATAGGGTGTGgtgtaaaaatgtatttcttgttatggattgtggtttttttttgaagtttgaaaGTGCTGCCTTACAGTATGTTCAGGAATACAAAATTTTTTCATATGAGACATCAAAtggtgaagaagaggaagaggggtgAAAGAGAGCTGTGTGGGTCTATAGGGAAAGGGTAATGACCTTAGGGCAGAGACTCAACACAGAGAGGGGATCACTGCCAAGGAGGAAGGGTTTGGGGGGGAAGTGACAGTGCAGCTGGTCATTGAGAGGCAGATTGGGAAGAGGAATTGCATCTGGGAGTACAGTGTGAAAAGAACTACTCTGATTCTTCTTGAATTGCAGCCCTTCTACTAGATTGAGGCTAATCTTGGGGCCATAGAGTTTTGTGGGATGGTTGctgtatttctttgtttcctccttcacaattttctcttctcttttcctgggTCTCCTATTATTCAGAGGTTGGATCTCTTGGCTTGatcctttgattttcttttctattttctacttctttgcctTTTTACTTGACTTTCTAGAATATTTCCTTCAATTTTCTCTTCCAGCCTTTCCACTGAATTTTtcctgttatatttttaatttcccagaGCTCTTTGATCTCAGAACAGTCTATTTTTATAGCATACTGGGGATGTTCTCGGTGGTTTGGGttgtaatattttctattatttctctgTGAATATTGATTATATGAAGTTTTTTCTGCTGTCTCTACATCTGTAAGAAATCTCAGAATCTGTTTGTCGTGGCCCTTCATTCTCTGGCCTGTCTCTTCCCTGTCACCATCGTTGGGCTCTTTATGGAAGGTTCCTTAGCAGTGTGTGCCTCTGGTAACTGGACTTTCACTGTTTCTAGAGTCATCACAGGTTGCTACTTTCTATCTCTTAAGTGCTGCATATTCTCTGCCTCTAGGGAGAGGTCTCCTATGAGGAGAGGGCCTGTGAAGGTGGGAAGTTTGCCACAGTGGAAGTGACTGATAAGCCTGTGGATGAGGCTCTACGGGAAGCAATGCCCAAAGTCGTGAAGTATGTGGGAGGCTCCAATGACAAGGGTGAGTATCCCTGAAGGATTGGCTCTGGTCTCATAGGCCAGGGCTGCATAGTCTCACGTCATCAATGGAAAACACAGGGAGGGACCACAAGGCACCTGTCACTACCTGTTTCAGTGGCACGTGAACTTGCTGTGCTCTGTGGGCAGGGAGGCTCTGGGGAGACCCACTGACTTCATGCCAGTCTCCCCCGACTTTGTGGGATCCCCGCTCAGTAGCACTGAGTTCATGCTTCTCTTCCAGGTGTGGAGACACAACGctgattgtttgtttctttgttattttttaaccCTACAGTGCTTATCATGTCTTTGGGTTAGGGACTGGGTAAGGTGTGCCCACGATAAGCCAGGCCACAGAACAAGGCCAGCTTCTGACATGAGACCTCTGCCCCCACGCTGGAAATCTCCAGAGTCAGCCCCCTGGTAGCTCAGATTGTGTGGGGATACCGAGGATCAGTGAGTGATGATTATGGAGGGTCCCTGGCTCTGTTCCGGCAAATAAAGAGCCTGAGAATTCTTAGGCTGCTCCCCTCTTAAAGTCTTGGCAGtccaggggaattccctgacggtccagtggttaggactcagcgctctcactgccgggggcccaggttcgatccctggtcggggaactaagatcctacaagccgtgtggcatggcctaaaaataataaacaaacaaacaaataaataaataaaaagacttgGCAGTCTGTGCTGGCTGCCTccctgtttttaaaatgagaggCCTGAAGTTTCAGTGTGCCTATTAGTATGTAAACCACATTTAAATACGAATTGAACTCTTTAGGTCTCTAATTTGTCCTGCACTTTGGAATCAGTGCAAACCCAAAATGGGTCAAAACACAAGGTGAAAAAAGAGACAATGTGTTGAATTTTTAGGATATATCTCAAGTTGATAATTGAGAAAGTTAGAAACTAGTATTAACCTTAGTAACACTTACTAGAACCAAAGTAATCAGGCTTTGGACATAAGTTGACCAGTAGGAGGTCAAGAAGAAATCTTTTCCTTCTTAGCACTGTcataacattttctttagaagaaaatatgtgtaaaaattataaactcattaaaaaattttgaaaataacaaaacagcACCCCTAATCCATCTTTTCTAATATAATCATTGTCgtcttcaaatgtattttttagggctttttaataggtttttaaaatgtaatcatagTGTTTGTGCAATACATCCTGCTTCTGTCacttatttcataattattttacacTGTAGCTAAATAGTCCTAAGCATAACTATTAATAGATAAATCAAATTGCATCATGTGCCTATCACTTACTTAGACATATTCctattttgaacatttaaatGAATCCCAATTTTTCACAATTATAAATTCTGCTGCAAGGAAAATCCTATTACCTATAGCCTTTTCCGTATCTtggattatttcattaaaatcaaCAATTAGATAGGAAGTAATTAGATACTGATATATTTACAGTCTTAAATATATATTACCAAATAATTTTTTCCAGACGAGTTGAATCACTATGCTCTTAcctccaatatatacaaataagagGCGTTTTGTCCGTGTCTGATGATATGTTTTAATGCCTGAAATACTTATTATGAATTTCAAGAACAACAAATATTGTCTTGGAAGAAGAATGAGACCAGCAGATGGTCCATGGGCCTGAGCAGGTTCTGTCTCTAACACCCACATCCATCTGTGGGGTTTTGTGTTTTCAGGAATCGGGATGGGGATGACAGTTCCTATTTCCTTTGCCGTATTCCCCAGTGCCGATGGGTCcctacagaagaaattaaaagtctGGTTCCGGATTCCAAATGAGTTTCAAAGCGACCCACCAGCTCCCAGCGATGACAGCATTAAGATCGAAGACAGGGAAGGCATCACTGTCTATTCCACGTAAGGAAACTATTCTTTAGGCATACACGGGTAGCACTTGAATCATCTGCAGTGagcatttgcattttctttttccagttttgagatggaattgacatataatattgcatTAGTGTAAAATACAACATAATGCTTTGATATATGTTTAtcttatgaaatgattaccaccatttAGTTAACATCGTTCCTTAAAcaaagttacaaatttttttcctgagatgagaaatttttttttttttttttacaaatttatttatttatttggctgcattaggtcttcgttgctgcacgcaggctttctctagttgcgacgatcaggggctactcttcattgcgatgcgcaggcttctcactgcggtggcttctcttgttgcagagcatgggctctagagcacaggctcagtagttgtggcgcatgggcttagttgctccctgacatgtgggatcttccctgaccagggctcgaacccgtgtcccctgcattggcaggtggattcttaaccactgcgctaccagggaaatccccatgagaaattttaagatccactctcttagtaactttcaaatatatgatacaATGTACAATATTGTTAACCGTGGTcactgctgtacattacatccccagaactaatttatcttatagctggatgtttctaccttttgaccacctttagcTAGatctcccaccctccacctccccaccctccggcaatcaccaatctgttctctgtatctgtgagttcagttgttgttttttttaattccacatatgagtgagattatacagtatttccctttctctgacttattccaTTTAACATGGTGCTTTCAcagtccagccatgttgctgcaaatggcaagatttccttctttttatggctaagtgatattccattgtatgtatgtaccacatcttctttatccattcatctgtctgtggaccCTTACGTCATTTCTACaccttggctatggtaaataatgctgcagtgaacatacgGGTGCTGATACCTCTTCAAgctagtgatttcatttccttcagatatatactcataagtggaattgctagatcatatggtagttctatttttaattttgtgaggaacttccatactgttttgcatagtggctgcaccaatatacattcACGCCAGCAGTGCATAAGGATTCCGttttctcctcatccttgccagcacttgtcacttcttgtctttttcataatagccattctaacaagtgtgaggtgacatctcatgtGGCttcgattttcatttccctgctgattagtggtgttgagcaccttttcatgtacctcttggccatttgtatatcttttttggaaaaatctctattcagatcctctgcccactttttaatctgattgtttgggtttttttactctcgaattatattatttttttatatattttggatattaacccattacATATATACGATgtgcaaataatttctctcatttaatatgttgcctttttattttgtggatggtttcctttttctgtgcAGATGGTTTTTAGCTttatgtagtcccacttgtttatttttgcttctgttgcctgtgttttcagagtcaaatacaaaaaaaatcattgccaagaccaatgtcaggGAGGTTACCCTCTAtggtttcttctaggaattttacagtttcaggtcttatgttcaagtttttcatccattttgagttgatttttgtgtatggtgtaagatagtagtCCAGTTTCaatcttttgcatgtggctatccagttttcccaacaccatctactgaagagactgtcctttccctatgGTACATTCTTGGCtgctttgttgtaaattagttgaccatgtatgcctgggtttatttctggactctctgttctgttccattgatctttgtatctgtttttatgccaataccatactgttttgattatgatagctttgtaatatagtttgaaatcaggaaatgtgatgccttcagctttgttcttctttctccagatttctttggctattcagggtcttttgtggttccatacaaattttaacattgtttttctatttctgtaaaaaattccattgaaattttaataagGGTTGCATTAaatctacagattgctttgggtaatatgaacatttgaacaatattaattcttctaatccatgagcgtggaatatctttccatttatttgtgtcttctccagATTTTCCATTAATGTcttcatagttttcagtgtgaagatctttcacctccttggttaaatttattcctaggtattttgttctttatgatgcaattgtaaatgggattctttctttttcttttttttttttttgctgtacgcaggcctctcattgttgtggcctctcccgctgcggggcacaggctccggacgcgcaggctcagcggccatggctcacgggcccagccgctccgcggcatgtgggatcttcccagactgcgacacgaacccgtgtcccactgcaccaccaggaaagcccgggattatttcttaatttctctttctaaattcATATTATTGATGAATTAAGAAATACTGAGTACTGactttcttcttaaatttcttcAGCCTACAGCACACAAACATTTGCACTGTATCTAAGTAAACACCTTTGCCAGTTGCCAAACTGATTTGGATATAGAGAATATCCCCTCAGCTTAAGCTGAACATCTACATTAGCCACAGCAGGGTTCTGGGAGATTCAGGGAATATCTAAGTCAGTCTGTAGTTTGGGGTCATGAATATCTGGGGAGCATAAAGGGCTAGAGATACTTCGTTTTTACCCCACAGTCCCCTTGAATGCCAGAAGGGCAGGGAGCATTTGCCAGAGCCGGACTGCTACTGCCTTAGTTATTCATGGTCTGTGGGCCTTTCAGCAGAGCACGTGTGCCTCCTATTATTCTAGTCCTGTTTC
The Globicephala melas chromosome 10, mGloMel1.2, whole genome shotgun sequence genome window above contains:
- the HEBP1 gene encoding heme-binding protein 1 isoform X3, whose translation is MLGMIKNSLFGSVETWPWQILSKGGKGEVSYEERACEGGKFATVEVTDKPVDEALREAMPKVVKYVGGSNDKGIGMGMTVPISFAVFPSADGSLQKKLKVWFRIPNEFQSDPPAPSDDSIKIEDREGITVYSTLKVRTSLVAQWLRVRLSMQGTRVRALVRGDPTCRGAAGPVSHGR
- the HEBP1 gene encoding heme-binding protein 1 isoform X2; translated protein: MLGMIKNSLFGSVETWPWQILSKGGKGEVSYEERACEGGKFATVEVTDKPVDEALREAMPKVVKYVGGSNDKGIGMGMTVPISFAVFPSADGSLQKKLKVWFRIPNEFQSDPPAPSDDSIKIEDREGITVYSTQFGGYAKATDYVAHAAELRTTLAGTATCRSDFYFCTGYDPPMKPYGRRNEVWLVKSNE
- the HEBP1 gene encoding heme-binding protein 1 isoform X1, producing MLGMIKNSLFGSVETWPWQILSKGGKGEVSYEERACEGGKFATVEVTDKPVDEALREAMPKVVKYVGGSNDKGIGMGMTVPISFAVFPSADGSLQKKLKVWFRIPNEFQSDPPAPSDDSIKIEDREGITVYSTGPSILRIPFTSILTPSSSASVLAESWSPPGCAFPSIRTATALITSRLNRCRGLLSVSRPSSSASAERSFCLRQP